The genomic segment gtgtgtgtgtgtgcgccgtTCAAAAATTCCCTCTGACAAGAGAATAGTTTTCTTTAGTTCTCTAAAGTGGGGCCGACTCATTTGTACAGCCTGAAACCATGCAAAggtgaagtgtgtgtgtgtgtgtgtgtgtggtagagGGAGGGCAAAAGTGACAAGGCCTTTGTGTAAGGGGATTTTACTTAAAGTTTAGGAGTATGGACGAAAGAGAACAGCAAtagtaaaataagaaaacaatttGGCTTGTTTTTCTCTTGAATGTTGTTGATTGATTCCCTGGCCAGTGTgtctgtattttttgtgttgacATATTGTAAGATAATCATTATCAGGAGCCTTGTATTGTATATCATGCCAGAAAGTACCCAGAAGTTTGCATCTCTACTTGTCCTTGAATCACaatatttttgttgaattttcttCTGATTAAGTGCGTGCTGTTAAACTTTAGGCTCTAGAAATAATTTTGATTAGTTGGCTTGTAAAGTGCTCTCTACTAATCTTTCTAAGGTTTCTAATTGGATAGCTCAGTTTTTTCTCCATTGCAATAGGTCAGAATTCCAATATTGTTTCTGTCTGTGGGAAGAACGACCTTGACCCAATACTTTTGCCTTTCTCCATCTGTACTCACTCTACTTGGAGGAGTCGTTCCTCGCTAAGTGGACCTTAAAAAACAGGAAACTGAGTGTGCAGGAGGAGGATCAAGCCTGCTGACTCTCCACAATGGTCTTAACTCAacctctctctcacacacacacacacacacacatagcagTGGCATGGCGTGCACCGGCCCggaacccacacacacacggtcACACCTGAGCCTCCCTCAATAGACGCCATTCAGCTGGCTGACAAGCGAGGACAATGAAAGAAATGGAGGACGTGTCTGAGCGCATCAATCTGCTGCCGCCATCATCTTTTCCTTCCTGCCATGACTTCAGGTGATATCAAGTTTCTATTTGTACACTTTTACTCTTTGCCTTCACTTGTATGACTGTGAACCGGCACACAAAAGTTACAAGGCTTGCTTTGATGTGTCACGACCATTGAACTCCATTTATTATTCACAAAGTTCCAGTacaaactgttaaaaaaaggtagaaaaaGAAACCATAAGCAAGCAGTTGGATGGGTGTACACCTGCTTTAATGGATGAGGGTGCCACCGGAAGGACTGGAAAGGCTATCAGAAGGGGAAATTCCGAGCAGAGGTGTGTCCAAATGACAACGGGGTTCTTGGCCTGCGACTAGAAGGGCACATGGTTTAAGTGAGAACTACGTAgataaaatattaaagtaaGGCGGAAGTGGTCACCTGACTGGGTCCAAGTATGCACGGTAGTCGGCCGTTGTACTGGACCTTCTGTGTGGAATTGGGCCACCTAAGAAAGAGGATGTATTTAGATCAACTTTAACTCCATCCTAAGTCAACTCCTATCCATAAGAAAACCTGGCCAAAAGCTTTTGAGTGTCAAAAAACAACTACAGCCAATTATAATGACTCATTTATCAAAAATAATTACTCAAAAAAGGGTTAAAGATCTTGAGTGTGAACTTTTGAACTATAGAAATGGTTGTCCATGAAAGGCACTTGCACTTTCCCAGTACATCATACTACATGGAGTCCAGTCAAGCAGTTCAAAGTTCACAATGCAACCTCCTGGGAGGCGATATTGTTGGTTTAAGACACGATGCAACAGGAAATGTACTTACCCATGTGTCCGTCATGTGGAGAAACTATCCGTGACGAACCAGGGATATTAACGGGCTGGCGCTGAGGAACCTGGTGATAAAAATGGAGCATATTCCTTCTAGTCGTCACAAAATACACATGTAGGAAGACTTACTTCTTGGAAAAAAGTTGGCTGTGTTTCCGTCACAACATTGCCATGACTACAGgacatgagaaaaaaacaaaaacattaaataaaacaatcacaATAAATTAAGGCTAAGGGCATTAGGCCATAATCCATATAAACCATAATAATTAAACtgcaacttttttaaaaaaaaacaatacataaatgataaaatatgcaGTTGCAAATTCTTGGAGGGAGCATGTAAGTAACCTTTTGGGATATATGGTATCGCGATAtatcaccataaccataatatATTGCCACACCCGTAACAGCTATAATAAGTGCCGTTGGTCTCGGGTGAAGTTTTCATTTGAGCGCGAGAAAATCCTAAAGTCATGCCgtataaaataacatttgtgcTGTTAAACCTTGGGCGACCAGTGGAAGCTTCAGTCCAAGAAACCCAATAGGGATTGGCGACTAAATCCATGCAAAGCTGTGCTTGTTCAGGTGTGTGTATCTGTGCATGTGTAGATATAGCTGCAGGGCAGAGCAAGAATCTACAGTGGCTAAAGTTAACATAAGACCCCAGGCTGAAAGTAGgagtatgtgtgtctgtgtgtgtgcgctgTCAAAGTGGGGTCTTGCACTCACATATCGCTTAATGAGGAATTTCTGGAGAGCGCTGTGGGAGTGTCATACTGGTTCTGGAAGACTGAAGCAAAGGTGGAACAATGACAGACGTCAATACTGTGCTTTTTAGACAATAAactaatgcttttttttccctcccctttGAACCCTGTGgcttatgtatgttttttttttccaggccgaTAAAGTGGCCTTGTCAAAAGTATCAAAGTAgtgataataaaaacaaaaagtacaagAAAGGCCGAATTGACTCCTGAAAGCCGAAAggatgtttttattatctttggaAATGCAATAGTTATTATTTCTATCTGTCCTATGTGTGGCCAGTTAAGTTCAGGAGTTTGGGTTAACATTGAGTGAATGAAAAAGTTCACTTGCTAGACAAATTTActgtaaataacaataaaataaccTTTACTTCCGTGTGCACTTTGGGAGCCATATCTCATCGATGAGGTCTTTAAACTGGAAGTAGAATACGGAGAAGAAACTTCTCAATTTAATTACAAAACAAGTTACATTTTCCAGTGATCGTTAAAGATAAAAAAGCAGTTGCCCTGAGGTTAATCAATTAATCACCAGACTGGGGTCACAATGTCACGACATAAGACTGGGATGCCAACTTTCACaataaaagtgataaaatcaTTTCCACAATTaaactcctgttttttttcccgattGCAGAGAAAGGGAGATCAGAAGGATGATCTCCGTGACGATGCATGCCGAGATTATCTGCTAGGCTCACAAAGACGACACTGTGAGGAATTGCTGCATGGGCAGGGTCAACGGACGCGGTGGCACAAGATGAATATCCATCCGTTTTCTCTTGCTTATGTGAGGTCAGAGgaatttcatctattttttagTTGCGGAAATTGAAATCAAGTTGGGCCCTAATAATTGTCAAGTATTCGACTTGAACGtgtcaatggttgtttgtctccttgtactcTGCAATTGGGAGTATAGCAACGTCACAggagatgtttttcttttttttataccccctttttttaaaattagctTTTACTCTTCAACTGTTTGTTTCTTTATACAGGTCAATGTGACCCAATGATGTAACCCTCCAATTTAATTCATTACTCAGAAACAGAAATATCAGATTGAGTTGGTGGGACACGCCACTATACAAATATCTTTATCAaaatcaaaagtattttttaaagaatgtgatAATCAAAGCGAGTCATGTAATTTGTTCAAATTCCTTTCAGCGTAATAATAAATCGGACAATACTGACACACCGTGGTAGACAagtgaaaaaccttttttttttttaattaggacGGTGGATTTCAGATACTATTACACTGAAATTGAAGTgacaaaaaatgctattttattaGAATTTTGGACATGAATATAATAATTACCTTTGAAGTGAATGTTCCAATTCACTGATGTAAGCTTGCTGTTCTTTCATGGTCCtgtgatacagaaaaaaaagctcatcaaTGAACGTCATGTTTTTGGATGGGGGTCAGTATAGATCTGACTCACTTGACCATCTGCTGATTTTCTTGCTTCATCTC from the Stigmatopora nigra isolate UIUO_SnigA chromosome 14, RoL_Snig_1.1, whole genome shotgun sequence genome contains:
- the rnf212 gene encoding putative E3 SUMO-protein ligase RNF212 — its product is MSNWIYCNACFLPPSSQIQLALTSCGHIICSNCYYKGDQLKCLICNENCQMRRLSNKSPPEMKAMFHDINVTAKQQMLEINEVLKFQDRQSNRLLKYYRTRNEKVEECWLEMKQENQQMVKTMKEQQAYISELEHSLQSLKTSSMRYGSQSAHGIFQNQYDTPTALSRNSSLSDIHGNVVTETQPTFFQEVPQRQPVNIPGSSRIVSPHDGHMGGPIPHRRSSTTADYRAYLDPVSRRPRTPLSFGHTSARNFPF